GGCGACGCTCGCCGCGGCACCGGCCGCGGCCATTGCCGGCCGTCCCCCGTGCTACCTGGTGCTGTCGGCGCACGACTACCGCACGCCGCGCCGCGCCAACATCCATTTCATCGCCGACGAACTGGCCAAGCGCGGGACCACGCGCTTCTTCTCGCTGCGCTACAGCCTGCTGTCGCGGCTCAAGGGCGACCTGCGGCTGCCGCTGGACGCCACCGCCAACACGGTGGTCAGGCACAACGGCGTGGACTGCTACCTGTGGCGCGCGCCTCTGCACCCGTTCAACACCCGGCGGCGCTGGCTGCGGCCGCTGGAAGACCTGATGTTCAAGCTGTACGCGGCCAAGCCGCCGGCCACGCTGTTGCGCTGGATGCAGGAAGCGGACGTGATCGTGTTCGAAAGCGGCATCGCGGTGGCCTTCATCGAACTGGCGGCGCGGATCAACCCGACCGCGCGCAAGGTCTATCGCGCCTCCGACGGGCTGAGCACGATCAACGTCGCCGATTACATCGAGCGCGAATTCGACCGGGTGGCGCCGAGCCTGGACGTGATCGCGCTGGTGTCGCCGGCGATGGCCGACGAGATCTCCAGCCGCCACAACGTGTTCCATGTCGGCCACGGCGTGGACCACAACCTGGACACGCTCGGCGATCCGTCGCCGTACGCCGAGGGCATCCATGCAGTGGCGGTCGGTTCGATGCTGTTCGATCCGGACTTCTTCGTCGCCGCCAGCCGCGCCTTCCCGCAGGTCACCTTCCACGTGATCGGCTCGGGCATGGGCCGCGCGCCGGGCTATGGCGACAACGTGATCGTGTACGGCGAGATGAAGCACGCCGAGACCATCCGCTACATCAAGCACGCGCGCTTCGGCATCGCGCCCTACGCCTCGGAACAGGTGCCGGTGTACCTGGCCGACAGTTCGATGAAACTGCTGCAGTACGATTTCTTCGGCCTGCCAGCGGTGTGCCCGAACGCGGTGGTCGGCAGCTACCGCTCGCGCTTCGGCTACACGCCGGGCGACGAGGCCTCGATCGTCGCGGCGATCGAGCAGGCACTGCAGGCGCCGCACGTGCGCCATCGCCAGTGCCTGAGCTGGTCGGAGACCACCGACCGCGTGCTGGACCCGACGGCCTATCCGGAAACGCGCCTGTTCGCCGACAGCGCGACCTGAGACCGCACCCCATCGCCAACGAACGACCTACGCGCACTCGATAAGGAGCCTTTCGCATGTCCACACTGCAAAAATGGATTGACTACGAAGAACGCCGTGCGCTGTTCTGGTGGAAACCGAAGAACGGGGAGATCAACGTCGGCGACCACCTGTCCAAGATCATCGTCTCCAACGTCCTCGGCCAGCGCGACCGCACCCTGCTGGACAAGCGCGACAAGCGCCGGCGCCTGATCGCGATCGGCTCGGTGCTGCACTTCGCCAGGGATGGCGACACGGTGTGGGGCAGCGGCGTCAACGGCAAGATTCCGGCCGACCGGCACACCTTCCACAGCCTCGACGTGCGCGCCGTGCGCGGCCCCAAGACCCGCGCGTTCCTGCGCGAGCGCGGGCTGGAAGTGCCGGAGATCTACGGTGATCCGGGCCTGCTGATGCCGCTGTTCTTCCCGCGCGAGGCGCTGGCGCCGCCGGCCACGCGGCAGCCGTTCCTGATCGTGCCGCACTTCAACGAGCCGTCGGAAAAGTACGCGCGCTACAAGGACCAGCTGGTGTTGCCGAACCGGCAACCGGCCACGTTCGTGCGGCAGCTGCTGGGCGCGGAAATGGTGGTGTCCAGTTCCCTGCACGGCCTGATCCTGGCCGAGGCCTACGGCGTGCCGTCGGTGTACCTGGACTGGGGCAACGGCGAGGACCGCTTCAAGTACGACGATTACTACTACGGCACCGGACGCATGCAGTGGCATGCCGGCCACAGCGTGGAGGAATGCCTGGCGTTGGGCGGCAATGCCGGTTTCGATCTGGACGCCGTGCAGCGCGGGCTGCTGGACAGTTTTCCCCATGACCTCTGGTGAGCGCCAGCCCGAACGCCCGGAGGTGATGGCGCTGGGCGGCTATCCGATCCTGCGCACCACCGAAGCGGCGTTCGCGCAGACGCTGTTCCAGGCGCAGGCGCGCGGCGAACAGCGCCAGGTGTTCTTCGCCAACACCAACTTCGTGGTGCAGTGCCAGGCGCTGCGCGCGCGCCTGCGCGCGCCGGGCGTGCGCATCGTCAACGACGGCATCGGCATGGACCTGGGCGCGCTGCTGGTGCATGGCCGGCGCTTCGCCGGCAACCTCAACGGCACCGACCTGATCCCGTACCTGTGCCGGCACAGCCAGCGGCCGCTGCGCTTCTTCCTGCTCGGCGGGCGTCCCGGTGTGGCCGAGGACGCCGCGCGGACGCTGCGGCAGACGCTGGGGCAGGAGGTGGTCGGCACCTGCGACGGCTACGGCGAATTCGCCGCGGCCGGCGCCGGGTTGACCGAGCGCATCAACGCCAGCGGCGCCGACGTGGTGCTGGTGGCGTTCGGCAATCCGCTGCAGGAGACCTGGATCCTCGACCATGCCGCGCAGCTGCGCGCGCCGTTGCTGTTCGGGGTCGGCGCGCTGCTGGATTTCCTGTCCGGCAGGGCGCAGCGCGCGCCCGAATGGGTGCGGCGGCTGCACATGGAATGGATGTACCGGCTGTTGCGCGAGCCGCGGCGCCTGCTCAAGCGCTACAGCTGGGATCTGCTGGTGTTCTTCGGCGTGTGCCTGCGCAATGGCCGGCGTCTCGACCAGGGCGCGGCGGCAGCGGGCATCCCGCGCGCGCCCTGAACGCGTGCTTGCGGGTGCGTCGCCGCATGCGCCGGTCACGATGAAACGCTGGTGCGCGCCTGCAGCTCGCGCCGGCGCTCGCTGCGAAGTGCGATTCGGCAGCGCCGCTACCGGGCGGCACGCGCGAGACAGGCCACACGATCGCATCCGCCATTGCGGCATGGCCTGTTCCAATCGCGCCGGCAGCCCCTAGACTGAGGCATGGCGACCGCATCCTCTTCCCGTATCCAGGCCCTGCTGCACGAACTGTCGCTGCAGCCGCATCCCGAAGGCGGGCACTACGTCCGCGTGCATACCTCCACGCTGCAGGTCCAGCACGAGGGCGCCACGCGTCCGGCCTGCACCGCGATCCGCTTCCTGCTGGCGCGCGGCGAGCACAGCGACTGGCACCGGATCGACGCCGACGAGACCTGGCAGTGGGAGGAGGGCGGCGCGCTGGAACTGCTCAGCTTCGATCCGCAGCATGGCCTGCAACGCCAGCGGCTGGACGCCAGCGAACGCGGCGGCGTACCGGCGGTGGTGATCCCGGCCGGCCGCTGGCAGGCGGCGCGGCCGCTGGACGACTACTGCCTGGTGCGCTGTGTGGTGGCGCCGGGCTTCCTGTGGGAACGCTTCGAACTGCTGTCCGCTGCCGATCCGCTGGCCGCGGACCTGCCCGTGCTGGCGGTGTGAACGACGCCGCGCCACGCCCGCGTCCGGCGCCGGCCCCGTCCCGGGCGTGTGGCCGGATGCGCTGGGCGAATGCGCTGCGAGGCGGCTGCCTCGCCGTGTTGCTGGCATGCGCGACGCTGGCCATGGCGCAGCCGGGTCCGCCGCCGGCGCCGCCGGCCGCCGCGCCGGTGGTCGATCTGGACGCGGTGCTGGTGACCGGGCGCCAACCCGGTCCGGGGCTGTGGCAGGTGCGCCGCGGCGCGCACGTGCTGTGGATCCTGGGCACGGTGTCGCCGCTGCCCGAGCGCATGCAGTGGGAATCGGGCGAAGTGGAACGGGTCATCGGCCAATCGCAGCAGGTCATCGCCGCGCCGACGCTGTCGCTGTCCTCGAACCTGGGCGTGTTCCGCAGCATGCTGCTGTTGCCGTCGCTGCTGAAGGCGCGCCGCAACCCGGACGGCAAGACCCTGCAGCAGGTGCTGCCGGCGGACCTGTACGCGCGATGGCTGCCGCTGAAGGCGCGCTATCTGGGGCGCGACGGCAGCGTGGAGAACTGGCGGCCGGTCTTCGCCGCGCAGGCGCTGTACGAGGCGGCGATGCGCAAGTCCGGACTGAGCATGGCCAGCGTCGCCGAGCCGGTGATCGCGCGCGCGGCCAAGCGCGCCAAGGTGCCGATCGTGCCGGTGGTGGTGGCGGTGAAGGTGCCCGACGCCAAGCGCGCGCTGCAGGAATTCCGTGCGACGTCGTTGAACGACAGCCACTGCTTCGCACGCACCTTGCAGGTCATCCAGGACGACCTGGAGGCGATGGGGCAGCGTGCCAATGCCTGGTCCGAAGGCGATCTCGACGCGCTCGGCAGGCTGCCGCGCAACGATCAGTACCGGGTGTGCATGGACGCGGTGGGCGAGGCCGCGATCGCGCGCAGGCTGGGCCTGGGCGACGTGCGCCGGCGTGCGCTGGACCAATGGCTGGAGGCGGCCGAGCGGGCGCTGGCGAAGAACCGCTCCAGCTTCGCGGTGCTGTCGATGCAGAGCCTGCAGGAGGCCGACGGTCCACTGGACCGGCTGCGCGCACGCGGTTACGAGGTGGTCGCGCCCTGATGCGCTGCGGTGCGGCGCGCGGCGCCTGGCCGCGCCGCACCTGCCATGCCGACCGCGCTGCTGTCAGCCGGCCGCGGTACGCGGCGTGTTGGCGCCGGCGGCCAGTTGCGGCCAGCGCGCCAGGATCGCCGCGCGGATGCCGGCGGCGTCGATGCCGGCTTCGGCCAGCAACTGCTCGCGGCTGGCATGGTGCTGGAACGCATCGGGCAGGCCCAGGTGCAGCACCGGGCGCAGCACGCCCTCGGCATTGAGCAGCTCGGCCACGCCGGAGCCGGCGCCGCCGGCCACCACGTTGTCCTCGATGGTCACGAAGCCGTCGTGGTTGCGGGCCAGTTCCAGCAGCAGCGCGCGGTCCAGCGGCTTGACGAAGCGCATGTTGACCACGCTCAGGCCGAGTTCGCGCCCGACCTGTTCGGCCGCCGCCACGGTCGCGCCGAACGCCAGCAGCGCCAGCGTGGCGCCCTGCACACGCAGCTGCGCCTTGCCGATCGGCAGCGTGTCCAGCGCCGTGCCGGGCGCCACGCCGGGGCCGGTGCCGCGCGGGTAGCGCACCGCGGCCGGGCCGGCGTGGCGCAGGCCGGTGCTGAGCATCTGCCGGCACTCGGCCTCGTCGGCCGGCGCCATCACCACCAGGTGCGGCACGCAGCGCAGGAAGCTCAGGTCCAGGTTGCCGGCATGGGTGGCGCCGTCCGGGCCGACCACGCCGCCGCGGTCGATCGCGAACAGCACGTCGAGCTGCTGCACCGCCACGTCGTGCACCAACTGGTCGTAGCCGCGCTGCAGGAAGGTCGAATAGATCGCCACCACGGGCTTGGCGCCCTGCGTGGCCATGCCCGCGGCCAGCGTCACCGCGTGCTGCTCGGCGATCGCCACGTCGAAGTAGCGCTGCGGGTATTCCTTGCTGAAGCGCACCAGGCCCGAGCCCTCGCGCATCGCCGGGGTGATCGCCAACAGCGCCGGTTCGGCCGCGGCCATGTCGCAGACCCAGTCGCCGAACACGTCGGTGTAGGCCGGCGCCTTGGCGCCCGGCTTGGACACCAGGCCCTTGCTCGGATCGAACGGGCCGACCGCGTGGTAGCCGATCTGGTCGCCCTCGGCCAGTTCGTAGCCCTTGCCCTTGGTGGTGATCACGTGCAGCAGCTGCGGGCCCTTCAGCGTCTGCAGGGTCTTCAGCGCGCCGATCAGCGCCGGCAGGTCGTGGCCGTCGATCGGGCCGGTGTAGTGGAAACCCATCTCCTCGAACAGCGTGGACGGCACGAACATGCCCTTCCAGTGCTCTTCCCAGCGGCGCACGAAGCGCGCGGTGGGATTGCTCTTCTTGTCGCCGAGGATCTTCTTGCCGCCCTCGCGGATCGCGTTGAGGGTCTTGCTGCCGCTCATCCGCCCGAGCATCTTGGTGACCCCGCCGACCGCCTCGGAGATCGACATGCGGTTGTCGTTGAGGATCACCAGCAGGTTCGGTTTCGGGTCCATGCCGCCGGCGTGGTTCAGGGCCTCGTAGGCCATGCCGGCGGTCATCGCGCCGTCGCCGATCACCGCGACCACCTTGCGCTCGTCGCCGGCGCGCTGCAGCGCGATGGCCATGCCCAGCGCCGCGGAGATCGAGGTGGAGGAGTGGCCGACGCCGAAGGTGTCGTATTCGCTCTCCTCGCGCTTGGGGAACGGCGCCACGCCGCCGGCCTGCTTGACCGAATGGATCTGGTCGCGGCGCCCGGTCAGGATCTTGTGCGGGTAGGTCTGGTGGCCGACATCCCACACCAGCTGGTCGACCGGGGTGTCGTACAGGTAGTGCAGGGCCACGGTGAGTTCGATCACGCCCAGGCCGGCGCCGAAATGGCCGCCGCTCTTGCCGACGCACTCGATCAGGTAGGCGCGCAGTTCCTCGGCGATCGCCGGCAGCTCCGATTCCTCGAAGCGGCGCAGTTCGGCGGGGATCTGGATGCGCGAGAGGCGCGGATAGCGGGTGGGGTCGATCATCGGAATCAAGGTTCAGCGGATCGGCCATTTTCCTCCCCATTCCAGGCACGGGCAAGCAACCTGTTCAGCCCGGTCCGGGCGCGGGCCGCGCTGGCGGCGGGGTGCGGCAATCGGTCGCAGTGCGCGGCGCGTTGCGCGCCGGGGGAGCGGTTCAGACCGAGAGCTTGGAACGCTTGGGCAACTGCGCCTTCAGGAACGACATCTGGTCGGCCAGGATGTTGCGGTTGGACAGGATCAGGTGTTCGATCCAGCTCGGCCGGTAGGGCACCGCCAGCAGCGGCATCGACGCCTGCTGCGGGGTGCGGTTGCCCTTGCGCGAATTGCAGTGGAAGCAGGCGGTGACCACGTTCTCCCAGGTGTCGCGGCCGCCCTTGGACACCGGCAGCACGTGGTCGCGGGTCAGCTGCGGGCGGCTGAACTGCTGGCCGCAGTACAGGCACAGCTGCGCGTCGCGGGCGAACAGCGCGGTATTGGTCAGGGTCGGGGTGGGATCGAGCGCGCGCGAGCGCGCATGGCCGCGCGCGGCGATGATCGGATGCAGGTGCAGCACGCTGCGCTCGCCGCTGGCGCGCGACATCCCGCCATGGATGTGCATGCACGGCTCGCCCAGGGTCCAGGCCACCGCGCCGCGCGCGTACAGGCAGGCGGCCGATTGCCAGTTGATCCAGTCCAGCACCCGGCCGTGCGCGTCCAGCGACAGCAGTCGCACCGAAGGCAGGTGGGCGGGGGAGGACGCGAAAGACGCCTCGCCGGCCGAAGCGGCGAAGGCTCCGGTATCGATCAGACCAAGCGTTGTTGTGTCTGTCTCCATCGGGAAAACAGCTTATACCCGATTGTTGACGATTTGTGTATCGCGACGGGACGGATCGGCGCGACCGGCGGCGCATGCGTGCCGGTCGCGCGATCGCCTTGCTCAGAAGCGCGCGTCGGCCATCGCCATCAGCGGCTCGGCGCCGGCCTCGATCACCGCGGCGTGGGTCAGCGTGCGCGGCAGGATCTTGGCGTAGTAGAAGCGCGCGGTCTCGCGCTTGGACTGCTTGAACGCCTCGCTCTGCGCCGAGGCCTCGGCCGCGGCGACGCTGCGCGCCCACCAGTAGGCCAGCACCACGTAGCCGGAATAGAACACGTAGTCGTAGCTGGCCGCGCCCAGTTCGTCGGCGTTGCCGGCGGCGCGCTGCAGGATGCGCCTGGTCAGCGCCGCCCATTCGCCGGCCTTCTCGCGCAGCGGGCCGGCGAACTCGGCCACCGCCGGGTTGTCGCCGTGCTCGGCGAGGAAGGCCTCGATCTGCGCCAGGAACAGCTTCAGCCCCGCGCCCTGGCTGGACGCGGTCTTGCGCCCGATCAGGTCCAGTGCCTGGATGCCGGTGGTGCCTTCGTACAGGGTGGTGATGCGCGCATCGCGCGCCAGCTGCTCCATGCCGTGCTCGTGGATGTAGCCGTGGCCGCCGAAGCACTGCAGCGCGTGGTAGGTGTTCTCCACGCCCCATTCGGTCTGGCAGGCCTTGGAGATCGGGGTGAGGAAGCTGACCAGCACGTCGGCCTGCTCGCGCTCGGCCGGGTCCTGCGCGTGGTGGGCGATGTCGATCAGGGTCGCCGCGTGCAGCGCCAGCAGGCGGCTGCCTTCGGTCAGCGCCTTCACCGTCAGCAGCATGCGGCGCACGTCCGGGTGCACCAGGATCGGGTCGGCCGGCTTGTCTGGCAGCTTGGCGCCGGTCAGCGAGCGCGACTGCAGGCGTTCGCGCGCGTAGCGCAGGGCGTTCTGGTAGGCGCGCTCGGACAGGCCGATGCCCTGCAGGCCGACGCCCAGCCGCGCCGTGTTCATCATCGTGAACATGGCCTGCAGGCCCTTGTGCGGCTGGCCGACCAGGTAGCCCTGCGCGCCGTCGAAGTTCAGCACGCAGGTGGCCGAGCCGTGGATGCCCATCTTGTGCTCCAGCGAGCCGCAGCGCACCGCGTTGCGTTCGCCGACGCTGCCGTCGCGGGCGACCTTGAACTTGGGCACCACCAGCAGCGAGATGCCCTTGGCCCCGGCCGGCGCGTCCGGCAGCCGCGCCAGCACCAGGTGCACGATGTTGTCGGTGAAGTCGTGCTCGCCGGCGGTGATGAAGATCTTGGTGCCGCTGACCGACCAGCTGCCGTCGGCATTGGGCTCGGCGCGGGTCTTGAGCAGGCCCAGGTCGGTGCCGCAGTGCGGCTCGGTCAGGCACATGGTGCCGGTCCAGCGGCCGTCGACCAGCGGCTTCAGGAACACCTCCTGCTGCCAGGCCTCGCCGTGCTGCTTCAGCGCCTCGACCGCGCCGTGCGACAGCAGCGGGAAGTTGCCCCAGGCCAGATTGGCGGCGTTGACCATCTCGTTGAGCGGCACCCCCAGCGTGTGCGGCAGGCCCTGGCCGCCGAACTCGGTGGCGGCGGTCAGCCCGGTCCAGCCGCCGTCGGCGAACTGACGGTAGGCCTCGCGGAAACCGGGCGCGGTGGTGACCGCACCGGTGGCCGCGTCCAGCGTGCAGCCATGTTCGTCGCCGACGCGGTTCAGCGGCGCCAGCACGCTGCCGGTGAAGCGCGCGGCTTCTTCCAGGACGGCGTCGACCACGTCGGCGCTGGCCTCGGCATAGCCCAGGCGGGCGAACAAGGCCTCCACCTGCAGCACGTCGTGCAGCGCGAAGCGCAGGTCGGTCAGCGGGGCTTGGTAGGTGCTCATGCGGTCGCTCGTGACAGGGGCCGCGGCGCGGCCGAGGCGCGCAGGATACTACGGCGTATGGAGTGTGGGGCCGGGATTCGGGATTGGGGATTCGGGATCGGCAACAGCCGTCCTGCGCAGTGGACGGATCGCCGCCAAGATCCGCCGTCGCTTTTGCCAATCCCCAATCCCCAATCCCTAATCACGGCTTCCACGCACGGTGACCGTCGCGGTCATGCCCGCCGCCAGGATCGTGCCCGCGGGGACGCTGGCCGGATCGATGCGCACCCGCACCGGCACGCGCTGCGCTAGGCGGATCCAGTTGAAGGTGGGGCTGACGTCGGCCAGCAGCGAGGCGCCGGTCGGGTTGTCGCTGTCGGCGATGCCGCGGGCGATGCCTTCGACCCGGCCGTGCAGCAGCACGCCGCCGCTCATCAGGCGGATGTCGGCGCGGTCGCCGACGTGCACCTGCGGCAGCTTGGTCTCCTCGAAGTAGCCGTAGATCCACATCGCGTCGTCGCGCACCAGCGCCAGCCGCGCGCTGCCGGCCTGGGCGTAGTCGCCCACGCGCACGTCCAGGTTGGTGACGTAGCCATCGGCGGTGGCGCGCACTTGGGTGCGCTGCAGGTCCAGCTCGGCCAGGTCGACCGCGGCCTGGGCCTGCGCCACCGCCGCCAATGCCTGCGCCTGTGCGGCGCTGGCCTGGCCGCGCAGGGCGGCGGTGCGGTGCACGTCGGCCTGCGCCGAGCGCGCGGTGGCCTCGGCGTCGGAGCGCGACTCGGCCGAGATCACCGCCGCGGCGCGCGCGCGCCGTTCGGCCTGCGCGCGGCGCATCTGGAATTCGGCCTCGCTGGCCGCCTGGCTGGCGGCCGCGGCGGAGATGCTGGCGCCGGCCGAGCGCGCCTGCGCCTGCGCGGCCGCGAGGTCGGCGCGCGCCTGCTCCAGCGCCAGTTCGAAGCGCCGCCGGTCGACGCTGAACAGCACTTCGCCGCGCTTGACGTGCTGGTTGTCGGCCACCGCCACCGCATCGACTAGGCCGGACACGTCAGGTGCGATGCGCACCACTTCGGCGCGCACGCGGCCGTCGCGGGTCCATGGCGACAGCATGTAGTGCCGCCACAGCGCGTGCGCGAGCAGGGCGGCGATCAGCACGATCACGGCGGTCAGGGCGAAACGGATCAGGGCAGGGGTCTTCATGGCGGGACTCACGGCAAAAGGAGCAGGCCGCACGCGGCGAACACGCCGACGTACAGGGCCAGGCGGAACAGCGGCGGATGCCAGGCGTAGCGGTACAGACCGGCGCGGCCGGCCAGCGCATCCAGCGCCCAGGCGGCGAACAGCAGCAGCACCGCCAGCACCAGCAGGCCGGGCACGTACACCCCGGCGATCGAGATTTCAGCGGGCAGCGACATCGGCGGCTCCTGGCGGGGTTGGGGCGGGCGCAGGCCCGCTGGCGAGGGCGGCCAGCACCGAGTCGGCGTCGAGCAACGCGCCGCGCAGCAGGTGCAGGTGTTCGCGGCTGCGTTTCCAGCGCAGAGGCACCAGGCCGTCGACCCGGCTCGCCGCCAGCGCCGCGTCGATGCGCTGCAGGGCCAGGCGGTGCCGTGCCGGCGACGGCGCCAGGTACAGCGCGGCCAGCGCCTGCACCGCCGCGTCCACGTCGGCCGCCAGCGCGGCCGGCAGGTCGCCGTCGGCGGCGTCGCGGCGCAGTTCGATCAGGGTGCGCCCGGTCTCGTGCACCGACAGCGCCCAGCCGAGCAGTTCGCGCAACTCGTCGCTGCCCGGCGGGGTGTGCGCGACGATCTGCTGGAACAGGTCGCGGTTGACGCTCTCCAGGCGCAACTGCAGGCCCGGCAGCGGCGCGCGCGCGGCCAGCGTGGTCTGCCGCCGCAGCTGTTCCAGCAGGCGCCGGCGATGCCAGCGCGTGCCGATCACCGGCGGCACGAACACGAACGCCACGCTCACCGCCAGCGTGCCCAGCAGCAGCGGCACCACGCTGTTGAAGGTGGCGACGGCATCGAAGTGCGGCGTGGGCTGCACCGCCAGGATCGAGATGAAGGCCAGGTTGGTGCCGGTGGCGAAGCCGAACAGCGCCGGCTTGGACGCCAGGTACACGGTCAGCAGCAGGAACGGTGCGGTGCCGGCGACGAACAGGCCGTAGCCGTCCATCTGCGGCAGCACCAGCAGCTGGCAGGCCGCGCCCAGCGCGGCGCCGAACACGAAGCCCTTGAACAGCGAGCGCGCCGCCGCCGGCGCGTTGGCGCTGGAGGACAGGATCGCGCTCAGCGCCACCGCCTGGAACACCGCGGTGGCGCCGCTGATCCAGCCGGCCTGGATCCACAGCCAGCACATCGCCGCGACCAGCAGCGCGCTGCGCAGCGCGGTCAGCGCCGCCGCGGCGTAGTCGTTGCCGCGCAGGAACCGCGCGGTGTCGCCGCTCTCCTGCGGCGTGCGCCATTGCTGCGGGGCGACCAGCGCGGCTTCGGCGGCGACGTAGTCGTGCAGCTCGCCGAAGAAGCGCCGCAGCAGCGACACGCCGGTGTCGAAATCCTCGTGGCGGTCGCCCGG
The Xanthomonas sp. AM6 DNA segment above includes these coding regions:
- a CDS encoding polysaccharide pyruvyl transferase family protein — encoded protein: MSTLQKWIDYEERRALFWWKPKNGEINVGDHLSKIIVSNVLGQRDRTLLDKRDKRRRLIAIGSVLHFARDGDTVWGSGVNGKIPADRHTFHSLDVRAVRGPKTRAFLRERGLEVPEIYGDPGLLMPLFFPREALAPPATRQPFLIVPHFNEPSEKYARYKDQLVLPNRQPATFVRQLLGAEMVVSSSLHGLILAEAYGVPSVYLDWGNGEDRFKYDDYYYGTGRMQWHAGHSVEECLALGGNAGFDLDAVQRGLLDSFPHDLW
- the dxs gene encoding 1-deoxy-D-xylulose-5-phosphate synthase, whose product is MIDPTRYPRLSRIQIPAELRRFEESELPAIAEELRAYLIECVGKSGGHFGAGLGVIELTVALHYLYDTPVDQLVWDVGHQTYPHKILTGRRDQIHSVKQAGGVAPFPKREESEYDTFGVGHSSTSISAALGMAIALQRAGDERKVVAVIGDGAMTAGMAYEALNHAGGMDPKPNLLVILNDNRMSISEAVGGVTKMLGRMSGSKTLNAIREGGKKILGDKKSNPTARFVRRWEEHWKGMFVPSTLFEEMGFHYTGPIDGHDLPALIGALKTLQTLKGPQLLHVITTKGKGYELAEGDQIGYHAVGPFDPSKGLVSKPGAKAPAYTDVFGDWVCDMAAAEPALLAITPAMREGSGLVRFSKEYPQRYFDVAIAEQHAVTLAAGMATQGAKPVVAIYSTFLQRGYDQLVHDVAVQQLDVLFAIDRGGVVGPDGATHAGNLDLSFLRCVPHLVVMAPADEAECRQMLSTGLRHAGPAAVRYPRGTGPGVAPGTALDTLPIGKAQLRVQGATLALLAFGATVAAAEQVGRELGLSVVNMRFVKPLDRALLLELARNHDGFVTIEDNVVAGGAGSGVAELLNAEGVLRPVLHLGLPDAFQHHASREQLLAEAGIDAAGIRAAILARWPQLAAGANTPRTAAG
- a CDS encoding HNH endonuclease, producing the protein METDTTTLGLIDTGAFAASAGEASFASSPAHLPSVRLLSLDAHGRVLDWINWQSAACLYARGAVAWTLGEPCMHIHGGMSRASGERSVLHLHPIIAARGHARSRALDPTPTLTNTALFARDAQLCLYCGQQFSRPQLTRDHVLPVSKGGRDTWENVVTACFHCNSRKGNRTPQQASMPLLAVPYRPSWIEHLILSNRNILADQMSFLKAQLPKRSKLSV
- a CDS encoding acyl-CoA dehydrogenase C-terminal domain-containing protein, producing the protein MSTYQAPLTDLRFALHDVLQVEALFARLGYAEASADVVDAVLEEAARFTGSVLAPLNRVGDEHGCTLDAATGAVTTAPGFREAYRQFADGGWTGLTAATEFGGQGLPHTLGVPLNEMVNAANLAWGNFPLLSHGAVEALKQHGEAWQQEVFLKPLVDGRWTGTMCLTEPHCGTDLGLLKTRAEPNADGSWSVSGTKIFITAGEHDFTDNIVHLVLARLPDAPAGAKGISLLVVPKFKVARDGSVGERNAVRCGSLEHKMGIHGSATCVLNFDGAQGYLVGQPHKGLQAMFTMMNTARLGVGLQGIGLSERAYQNALRYARERLQSRSLTGAKLPDKPADPILVHPDVRRMLLTVKALTEGSRLLALHAATLIDIAHHAQDPAEREQADVLVSFLTPISKACQTEWGVENTYHALQCFGGHGYIHEHGMEQLARDARITTLYEGTTGIQALDLIGRKTASSQGAGLKLFLAQIEAFLAEHGDNPAVAEFAGPLREKAGEWAALTRRILQRAAGNADELGAASYDYVFYSGYVVLAYWWARSVAAAEASAQSEAFKQSKRETARFYYAKILPRTLTHAAVIEAGAEPLMAMADARF
- a CDS encoding DUF1656 domain-containing protein, producing the protein MSLPAEISIAGVYVPGLLVLAVLLLFAAWALDALAGRAGLYRYAWHPPLFRLALYVGVFAACGLLLLP
- a CDS encoding HlyD family secretion protein, producing MKTPALIRFALTAVIVLIAALLAHALWRHYMLSPWTRDGRVRAEVVRIAPDVSGLVDAVAVADNQHVKRGEVLFSVDRRRFELALEQARADLAAAQAQARSAGASISAAAASQAASEAEFQMRRAQAERRARAAAVISAESRSDAEATARSAQADVHRTAALRGQASAAQAQALAAVAQAQAAVDLAELDLQRTQVRATADGYVTNLDVRVGDYAQAGSARLALVRDDAMWIYGYFEETKLPQVHVGDRADIRLMSGGVLLHGRVEGIARGIADSDNPTGASLLADVSPTFNWIRLAQRVPVRVRIDPASVPAGTILAAGMTATVTVRGSRD
- a CDS encoding cupin domain-containing protein, whose product is MATASSSRIQALLHELSLQPHPEGGHYVRVHTSTLQVQHEGATRPACTAIRFLLARGEHSDWHRIDADETWQWEEGGALELLSFDPQHGLQRQRLDASERGGVPAVVIPAGRWQAARPLDDYCLVRCVVAPGFLWERFELLSAADPLAADLPVLAV
- a CDS encoding glycosyltransferase family 1 protein, which gives rise to MSDSSASATLAAAPAAAIAGRPPCYLVLSAHDYRTPRRANIHFIADELAKRGTTRFFSLRYSLLSRLKGDLRLPLDATANTVVRHNGVDCYLWRAPLHPFNTRRRWLRPLEDLMFKLYAAKPPATLLRWMQEADVIVFESGIAVAFIELAARINPTARKVYRASDGLSTINVADYIEREFDRVAPSLDVIALVSPAMADEISSRHNVFHVGHGVDHNLDTLGDPSPYAEGIHAVAVGSMLFDPDFFVAASRAFPQVTFHVIGSGMGRAPGYGDNVIVYGEMKHAETIRYIKHARFGIAPYASEQVPVYLADSSMKLLQYDFFGLPAVCPNAVVGSYRSRFGYTPGDEASIVAAIEQALQAPHVRHRQCLSWSETTDRVLDPTAYPETRLFADSAT
- a CDS encoding WecB/TagA/CpsF family glycosyltransferase; this translates as MTSGERQPERPEVMALGGYPILRTTEAAFAQTLFQAQARGEQRQVFFANTNFVVQCQALRARLRAPGVRIVNDGIGMDLGALLVHGRRFAGNLNGTDLIPYLCRHSQRPLRFFLLGGRPGVAEDAARTLRQTLGQEVVGTCDGYGEFAAAGAGLTERINASGADVVLVAFGNPLQETWILDHAAQLRAPLLFGVGALLDFLSGRAQRAPEWVRRLHMEWMYRLLREPRRLLKRYSWDLLVFFGVCLRNGRRLDQGAAAAGIPRAP
- a CDS encoding TraB/GumN family protein, whose translation is MLLACATLAMAQPGPPPAPPAAAPVVDLDAVLVTGRQPGPGLWQVRRGAHVLWILGTVSPLPERMQWESGEVERVIGQSQQVIAAPTLSLSSNLGVFRSMLLLPSLLKARRNPDGKTLQQVLPADLYARWLPLKARYLGRDGSVENWRPVFAAQALYEAAMRKSGLSMASVAEPVIARAAKRAKVPIVPVVVAVKVPDAKRALQEFRATSLNDSHCFARTLQVIQDDLEAMGQRANAWSEGDLDALGRLPRNDQYRVCMDAVGEAAIARRLGLGDVRRRALDQWLEAAERALAKNRSSFAVLSMQSLQEADGPLDRLRARGYEVVAP